The Cellulosimicrobium sp. ES-005 genome segment CTTCACCACGATGATCATCAACGCGGCGATCTCGTTCTGGGTGTTCTTCCCGATCTTCAAGGTCATCTTCAAGCAGGTGCCCGAGGTGCCGGCCACGCCGGAGGCGGCGCCCGCCGGAGAGGTGCGTGCGTCGTGACCCCGCTCCTGACCGTCGTCGTCCCGGCGTACAACGCCGAGCCCTACCTGGCGCGCGCCCTCGACTCGCTCGTCGGGTTCGGGCCCGAGGTGGAGGTGCTCGTCGTCGACGACGGCTCGACCGACGGCACCGCGGCGCTCGCGCAGGGCTACGCCGACCGGCACCCGGGCGAGGTGCACGTGCTCCGCAAGGCCAACGGCGGGCACGGGTCGGCGATCAACACCGGGCTCGACCACGCGCGCGGGGAGTACCTCAAGGTCGTGGACGCCGACGACTGGGTGGACCGCGCCGCGCTCGCCCAGGTGCTCGCGACGCTGCGCGGGTTCGTGCGCCGGTTCGTGGACGCCGGGACCCCCGGCGGCGAGCCCGTCGACCTGCTGGTCAGCAACTTCGTGTACGAGAAGGTCGGCAAGCGCGTGAAGACGGCCGTCCGGTACCGCGGCGCGCTGCCGCGCGGGCGCGTGCTCACGTGGTCGCAGACCCGCCGCTTCGCCAAGCGGCAGTACATGATGATGCACGCCCTCATGTACCGGACCCAGGTGCTGCGCGACGCGGGCCTGCGGCTCCCCGAGCACACGTTCTACGTGGACAACCTGTACGCGTTGGTGCCGCTCGCGCACGTGCGCACGCTGTACTACCTCGACGTGGACCTCTACCGGTACTTCATCGGCCGCGAGGACCAGTCCGTGCACGAGGCGGTCATGCTCCAGCGCCTCGACCAGCAGCTCCGCGTCAACTGGCTCATGCTCGAGCACGTCTCCCGGACGCCCGTGACCGACCGCCGTCTGCGCCGCTACCTGCTGCACTACGTGGAGATCATCTGCGCGGTGTCGTCGATCCTGCTGGTCCGTGCCGGGACGCCCGCGTGCCTCGTGGAGAAGGAGCGGCTCTGGTCGCGCCTGCGCGCCCAGGACCCCGAGCTCTACCACCAGGTGCGCTGGTCGGGCCTCGGGCAGATCGCCAACCTCCCCGGCCCGGCGGGCCGGCGCGTGACCGTCCTGGCCTACCGGGTCGCGCAGCGCGCCATCGGCTTCAGCTGACGTCCCGCGGCCCGACGCCCGGAGCGGCGTCGCCGCGGACGCGCAGCCGTCCGCGTCAGCGGGCGCCGCGACGCTGCTGCTCGATGAGGGGGCGCAGGCGGTACGGGATGAGCTCGCCCATCGACAGCGAGGTCTCCGTGCGCTCGACGCCGTCGATGGCGAGGATCGCCGCGTCGATGCGGAACAGGTGGTCGGTGTCGCGGCACGCGACGGTGACGCGCAGGTCGGCCGTCCCGCTGCGCCCGAACGCCTGCACGACCTCGGGGATGCGCGCGACGTCGTCGACGATCCGGGCGAGCTCCTTCTGCCGCACCTGGACCTCGACGAACGCCGTGAGCGGGTGCCCGAGCACGTGCGGGTCGATCCGCCGGTCGAGCGCGAGGAACGCGCCCTCGGCCTCGAGCCGTGCGAGGCGTGCGGCGACGGTGTTGCGGGAGATCCGCAGACGGTCGGCGAGCGCGACGATCGTCGCCCGCGGGTCGTCGGCGAGGGCGAGCAGGAGGTCGAGGTCGACAGCGTCGGCGCTGTGCATGCTGCTCACCCTAGCCGAGTGACGGCGGTCACACTGCGCAGCGTGTCGGAGGTCGGTGGAGCCATGTGCGTGGCAGGGGTTACGTTCGCCCTACCTCGGTCCTCGACGGTGAGGACCGGCTCCCCGAGGTGAGGTGGCGACGATGCCCAGCGAACCTGCGGTGCGGACCGGACCGACGGCGGCGACCCCGCCGAAGGCGCAGAACGGTCACCGGGCGGCAACCCCGCGCGACGCACGAGCAGACCGGAAGACCATGGCCCACGACGTGCGCCCGGACACGCCCGCCGCCCGGCGCGCGGGTGCTCCGGGCAGGCCGCCCCGCGCCGGTGGCGCTCCCCGAGACGTCGGGGACACGCCGTCGGGCACGACCCCGACCCTGCGCGTGCTGACCGAGGACGGCACGCGGCTCCCGGAACCCGAGCTCGACCGGTGGCTCGCCGGCCTCGACCCCGCGGCGCCCGACGAGGCCGCGCGCGAGGCCGCCCGGACGACGCTCCTGCGGCTCTACGAGGACATGGTCGTCGCGCGGCGCATCGACGCCGAGGCGACGGCCCTCCAGCGGCAGGGCGAGCTCGCGCTCTGGCCCCCGCTCCTCGGGCAGGAGGCGGCCCAGGTCGGCTCGGCGCGCGCGCTGCGCGACGACGACTTCGTCTTCTCCTCCTACCGCGAGCACGCGGTCGCGCGCGTGCGCGGCGCCGAGCTCGTCGACCTCGTGCGCGTGTGGCGCGGCGTCGCGGTCTCCGGCTGGGACCCGTACGCGATCGGCATGGCGTCGCCGCAGGTCATCATCGGCGCGCAGACGCTCCACGCGACCGGCTGGGCGATGGGCGTGCAGAACGACGTCGACGCGGGCCGGGTCGACGCGGCCGCCGGGTTCCCGGTGGGAGTCGCGTACCTCGGCGACGGCGCGATGAGCCAGGGCGACGTCAACGAGGCGTTCGTCTTCGCGTCCACGTACCGCTCGCCCGTCCTCTTCTTCTGCCAGAACAACCAGTGGGCGATCTCGGAGCCGGTCGCGCTGCAGTCGCGCGTCCCGCTCGCCGAGCGCGCCCGCGGGTTCGGCATGCCGGGCGTGCGGGTGGACGGCAACGACGTCCTCGCGGTGCTCGCCGTGACGCGCGCCGCGCTCGACCAGGCCCGCCACGACGGCGGCCCGACGCTGATCGAGGCCGTCACCTACCGCATGGGCCCGCACACCACGGCCGACGACCCGAAGCGGTACCGCGACGCCGCGGAGGTCGAGGAGTGGACCGGGCGCGACCCGATCGCGCGGTTCGAGGCGTACCTGCGCTCCGTCGGCGTGCTCGACGACACGGGGGCGGCCCGGGTGCAGGGCGTCGCCGACGCCGCGGCGGCCGAGCTGCGTGCCGGGTGCGTCGCACTCACCGACCCGCCGCCGCTGTCGCTCTTCGACCACGTCTACGCCGAGCCGCACCACGCTCTGGAGCGCGAGCGCGCCGAGTACGCGCACTACCTGGCGTCGTTCGGGGACGGGGACGACGGCGCGGGTGGGCCGGGCGCCGCGGGCGACCGGGCGGCGTCGGGCACCGGGACCGTGACGGGGGTGGCGCGATGAGCACCCTCACCGTGGCGAAGGCGCTCGGCGCGGGGCTGCGCCGCGCGATGACGGACGACGACCGCGTGGTCGTCATGGGCGAGGACGTCGGCCGCCTGGGCGGCGTCTACCGCGTGACCGACGGGCTCCAGGCGGAGTTCGGGCCGCGGCGCGTGCTCGACACGCCGCTCGCGGAGTCCGGGATCATCGGGACGGCCGTCGGGCTCGCGTACCGCGGCTACCGGCCGGTGTGCGAGATCCAGTTCGACGGCTTCGTGTTCGTCGCGTTCGACCAGATCCTGTCCCAGCTCGCGAAGATGCACGCCCGCACCGGCGGGAAGGTGCGCCTGCCGATCACGATCCGCATCCCGGTGGGCGGCGGCATCGGCGCGGCCGAGCACCACTCGGAGTCGCCCGAGGCGCTGTTCGCGCACACGGCAGGGTTGCGCGTGGTGTCGGTCTCGAACCCCCAGGACGCGTACACCGTGCTCCGCCAGGCCGTCGCGTGCGACGACCCGGTGATCTTCTTCGAGCCCAAGCGCCGGTACCACCTCAAGGGCGAGGTCGATCTCGATCCCGTCGACCCGCTGCCGATGGACCGGGCGCGCGTCGTGCGCGACGGCCACGACGTCACGCTCGTCACGTGGGGCGGGCTCGTGGGGACCGCGCTCGACGCCGCCGTCGCCGCGTCGGACGACGGCGTGTCCGTCGAGGTGATCGACCTGCGCTCGCTCTCGCCGATCGACCACGACACCGTCGCGGCGTCCGTCCGCAAGACGGGTCGCGTCGTCGTGACGCACGAGGCGCCGCGGCAGGCCGGGCTCGGCGCGGAGATCGCCGCTACCGTGACCGACCGCTGCTTCGAGTACCTGGAAGCCGCGCCCGTCCGCGTCACGGGCCACGGCATGCCCTACCCGCCCGCGAAGCTCGAGGGCCACTACCTGCCCGACCTCGACCGCATCCTCGACGGCGTCGACCGCGTCCTGGGACGCGTCGAGCCGTTCGTGCCGTCGTCCGTGCCCGACGCCGGTTCACCGGTCGGGGCTCCCGCGTCGCCCGGCGCGCCCCGCGCCGTCGAGGCGGTGGCCCGATGATGACGATGCGCGAGTTCCGCCTCCCCGACCTCGGGGAGGGCCTCACCGAGTCCGACATCGTGAGCTGGCACGTCCACGCGGGCGACCACGTCGAGCTCAACCAGGTCATCGCCGAGGTCGAGACGGCCAAGGCCCTCGTCGACCTCCCGTCCCCGTACACGGGCGTCGTCGCGTCCCTGCACGCGGAGGAGGGCCAGACCGTCACCGTCGGCGACCCGTTGGTGACCTTCGAGATCGACGACGGCACCCCTGCCGCCCCGACCGGGGACAGTGCCCCTCCCACGACTCCCCAGGCTGCCGAACCCGGGGTCGCTCCTCACACGGCTGTCCCCGTGAGGAGAGACCCCGGGCTCGGCGAGCAGGGGGACGACGACGGGCCAGAGCCGAACCTCGTCGGGTACGGGGCCGCGCCGGAGCGTGCGGGCAGGCCCACGCGCCGCCGTCGGGCTCCCGTGTCTGCTGCTGGGCGCGCCGGGGGCCGGCCCGAGCCGGCCGAACCCGGGGTCGCTCCCCAGGCGGTCCCGATCGTGAGGACGGATCCCGGGCTCGACGCCGACCCGACGCCCGGCCGGGTCGGCGAGCGGCCCCGGTCGACGCCGCCGGTGCGGGCGCTCGCGAAGAAGCTCGGTGTGCGCATCGACCGCGTGGACGGCACGGGTCCGGACGGGCTCATCACCCGCGAGGACGTCCTCGCCGCGGTGAGCTGCCACCGCGACGTCGCGCGCCCGCCGCGCGACGTCCACGGCACGCTCACCGCCTCGGCCGCCTCGGCCGCCTCGACCGGCTCGGCCGCGTCGGCCGACGCTCCGTCGGCGACCGCGGACGAGAAGGGAGACGTGGCCCCGGGAGGGCTCGGGCGAGGGGCCACGTCTCCCGTCTCGGCGGCCGCCGGCGTCGACGCGCGGGCCGGGCTCGAGCCCGAGGTCGTGCCGGTGCGCGGGGTGCGCAAGCACACCGCGGCGGCGATGGTGGCGAGCGCGTTCACGGCGCCGCACGCGACGGTGTTCCTCACGGTCGACGTGACGCGCAGCGTCGAGCTCCTGGAACGCCTGCGCACCCATCGCCTCGCGCGCGGCGAGCGGATCACCGTCCTGGCGCTCGCGGCCCGCGCGCTGTGCCTCGCGCTGCCGCGCCATCCCGCGCTCAACAG includes the following:
- a CDS encoding alpha-ketoacid dehydrogenase subunit beta; translated protein: MSTLTVAKALGAGLRRAMTDDDRVVVMGEDVGRLGGVYRVTDGLQAEFGPRRVLDTPLAESGIIGTAVGLAYRGYRPVCEIQFDGFVFVAFDQILSQLAKMHARTGGKVRLPITIRIPVGGGIGAAEHHSESPEALFAHTAGLRVVSVSNPQDAYTVLRQAVACDDPVIFFEPKRRYHLKGEVDLDPVDPLPMDRARVVRDGHDVTLVTWGGLVGTALDAAVAASDDGVSVEVIDLRSLSPIDHDTVAASVRKTGRVVVTHEAPRQAGLGAEIAATVTDRCFEYLEAAPVRVTGHGMPYPPAKLEGHYLPDLDRILDGVDRVLGRVEPFVPSSVPDAGSPVGAPASPGAPRAVEAVAR
- a CDS encoding dihydrolipoamide acetyltransferase family protein, with the translated sequence MMTMREFRLPDLGEGLTESDIVSWHVHAGDHVELNQVIAEVETAKALVDLPSPYTGVVASLHAEEGQTVTVGDPLVTFEIDDGTPAAPTGDSAPPTTPQAAEPGVAPHTAVPVRRDPGLGEQGDDDGPEPNLVGYGAAPERAGRPTRRRRAPVSAAGRAGGRPEPAEPGVAPQAVPIVRTDPGLDADPTPGRVGERPRSTPPVRALAKKLGVRIDRVDGTGPDGLITREDVLAAVSCHRDVARPPRDVHGTLTASAASAASTGSAASADAPSATADEKGDVAPGGLGRGATSPVSAAAGVDARAGLEPEVVPVRGVRKHTAAAMVASAFTAPHATVFLTVDVTRSVELLERLRTHRLARGERITVLALAARALCLALPRHPALNSAWHDLADGTAEIVRHRRVHLGIAVATDRGLVVPHVPDAQDLDLPDLAAALTDLTVTARDGRTTPERLTGGTISITNVGVFGVDAGTPILVPGEAAILGLGAVRRRPWEHDGAVALRDVVTLSLSFDHRVVDGEQGARFLADLGALLEDPALALLASGPPPTGGAPSGRTLDPAPGSAARGERSRVRQGGVTG
- a CDS encoding Lrp/AsnC family transcriptional regulator — translated: MHSADAVDLDLLLALADDPRATIVALADRLRISRNTVAARLARLEAEGAFLALDRRIDPHVLGHPLTAFVEVQVRQKELARIVDDVARIPEVVQAFGRSGTADLRVTVACRDTDHLFRIDAAILAIDGVERTETSLSMGELIPYRLRPLIEQQRRGAR
- a CDS encoding glycosyltransferase — protein: MTPLLTVVVPAYNAEPYLARALDSLVGFGPEVEVLVVDDGSTDGTAALAQGYADRHPGEVHVLRKANGGHGSAINTGLDHARGEYLKVVDADDWVDRAALAQVLATLRGFVRRFVDAGTPGGEPVDLLVSNFVYEKVGKRVKTAVRYRGALPRGRVLTWSQTRRFAKRQYMMMHALMYRTQVLRDAGLRLPEHTFYVDNLYALVPLAHVRTLYYLDVDLYRYFIGREDQSVHEAVMLQRLDQQLRVNWLMLEHVSRTPVTDRRLRRYLLHYVEIICAVSSILLVRAGTPACLVEKERLWSRLRAQDPELYHQVRWSGLGQIANLPGPAGRRVTVLAYRVAQRAIGFS
- a CDS encoding thiamine pyrophosphate-dependent dehydrogenase E1 component subunit alpha → MPSEPAVRTGPTAATPPKAQNGHRAATPRDARADRKTMAHDVRPDTPAARRAGAPGRPPRAGGAPRDVGDTPSGTTPTLRVLTEDGTRLPEPELDRWLAGLDPAAPDEAAREAARTTLLRLYEDMVVARRIDAEATALQRQGELALWPPLLGQEAAQVGSARALRDDDFVFSSYREHAVARVRGAELVDLVRVWRGVAVSGWDPYAIGMASPQVIIGAQTLHATGWAMGVQNDVDAGRVDAAAGFPVGVAYLGDGAMSQGDVNEAFVFASTYRSPVLFFCQNNQWAISEPVALQSRVPLAERARGFGMPGVRVDGNDVLAVLAVTRAALDQARHDGGPTLIEAVTYRMGPHTTADDPKRYRDAAEVEEWTGRDPIARFEAYLRSVGVLDDTGAARVQGVADAAAAELRAGCVALTDPPPLSLFDHVYAEPHHALERERAEYAHYLASFGDGDDGAGGPGAAGDRAASGTGTVTGVAR